The DNA segment GAAGACGCTTGGAGTGAGGGCGCCAAAGGGCCTGGCATCGGTGAATGGCTGGAGGTTAAGCCCCAGGTGCCAAAACCCCTGACCGCCATCAGCATCATCCCCGGCTATGTGAAAGAAGATGACCTTTTCAAAGCCAACGCGCGGCCCAGAGAGATCCTCATCGAACTCAACGAGGAGCATCAGTTCACCGTGGAGATTCCGGACTCCCCGGAGCTGTTCGAGTTTCCCGTGACCGGCTACAACAAACCGGTGAACACGGTGAAGCTGACCTTCCAGAATGTATGGAAGGGCTCCCGCCACGAAGATCTCTGCGTCACCGGCCTCCGCCTCCATGTCGCCCTGGACAAAGCACCGAAGATCCAGCCTGCCCGCTAGCCTGGCGGCACTGGGGGTCCTGTGTCTGCCGCTGGCCCGGGCTCTCCCGGTTTTCATCGCGGACAATCATGCGGAGACGTTCGGCTGGATCACCCGCACGTTCGATCCGGATGACGCGTTCACCCTGGTGCTGATCGACGCGCACTCAGATGCGTCCGCCGCGGAGCGATCGGAGGAAATGCGCGAGCAGCTCCGGAGGGTGCCGGATCTGGCGAGCCGTGCGGGGACGGTCGAGAAATGGCGAAAGGAACACCGCCTGCAGGCATTCAACTGGATCGAGCCGCTGATGCCGCGACCGCTCGACCGCGTCCGGTGGTTTTTCCCGACCGCCGCCGGTGATCCGCAAACGCTGAACAGCGGAGCGGTTGCCTCGCTCGATGGCAGGCTGGAGGTGGAACCGAGATCTTCCGGTTCTTTCGCGGAACGCTGGCAGACCTCCGTCCTCGGGGATTTCGCCACATGGCAGCCGGGACCGAAGCCGGTGATCCTGGCCATCGACCTCGACACCTTCGCGGAGATGGATGCAGCGGAGGCAGAGGAAAATTTCGCAGGGATTTGGAAACACGCAATGACCCTGCCGGATCTCCGCGGGGTCGCCTTCGCGATTTCCCGTCCGTGGCTGAAGGACGACGGGCAGGCCTCACACCTCGTCCGGATGGCGCTGCGGGCGGTTCGCCACACCCGTGGTGCCACCCTCGAGTGGGATGCCTCCGTGGATGACCGACCGGATGATTCCCTGAACGCGGCTGAACTCCGTCAGGATGGCAGGCCGGTTCCCCGCTGGGATCTCGGCACCGCCCCCGCGCAGATCACCGCGGAGCTGGCATTGATGCACCCCGCCGCACGCATCACGGACCGGAAGCGGGAATGGTCCGGGGAGGATTTCCCGCGTCCCGCAACCATCGCCCCCACCGCGGGCGAGATCGACATCGATGGCGTCTGGCGTTTTCCCATCGGCCAGGAACCGATCCTCCGGCTAAGCCCACCCGGAGACGCGACGGGCAGGGTCCGCTGGCAGTTGCTGCGCCCCGTATCCGACGCTTACGACCTGCTGCCACAAACCGGTCTCGGCAAGGGCTTCTCCGGAAACGCCGCCCGCCACATCCATGAGGTGAGCGTCAGCCTGGATGCCGCGGAAGATTTCCTGCTCGATCCCGCATCTTGGAGGACAGCGACCGGCGGTTCCTTCCGGATCACCGCGGAATATGAAACGCCGTCCGGTTGGCTCCCCGCCGGCATCACCACCATCCGCATCCGCAACAGGGAAGGCTTCCACGGTGCGCTTTCGGAATGCCTGGGGATGCCCTACGTTTTCGGCATCGCCGGATTGGCAAAGGACGACCTGACCGGTGTGGAAACCGGATGGGGCAGCGATTGCGCGAACCTGCTGATCTACGCGTGGCGGAGGAATGGCGTTCCCCTCGCGTGGGGGGATCCGGGCAGGCTCCGGCGGCAGTTGGCGGTAAAGGTTGGAAAAACCGTCATCGAAGCGCAGACCGCCATCACTCCGGCGGAAGTCCGTCGCGGCATCGCCATCGACTTCGGCTCCCACGTGGCCGCGCTGTGGGAGGATCGTCCGCCCGCGGGGCAGCTCGACGGGAGTGACCTGGTGATGCACCATCTGGGCGGCAAGCCGGAGATCCTTCCTCTGGGAAAGCTGTTGAGCGACCGCCCACAGTTCTCCCTGCTGACGCCACGCAACAGCTATCCTCTCCGGGTGGCGTTCGCGGGTGACGTCGTTCTCGCCGGTGACGATCCGGTGTTTCATCCGGATTTCGGACGGCGGGATTTCGATCTCTTCTTCGGCAATCTCGAGGGCATCCCGTCGATGCTCGAACCTGCGGCCAAGCCCCGCTACGACTTCCGCTTCGCCCCGGAGAAGATCGCCTTGCTCAAGAAGCACAATTTTTCCGCGATCTCCCTGGCGAACAACCACGCTCTGGATGCCGGACTGGATGGTCTGCTGGAGGGGATGCGAGCCCTCCGCGAGCGACGTTTTCCGTTCGTCGGTGCCGGAGCGGATGAGCGCGAGGCGTGCATGCCGCGGATGATCGAACCCTACGGCACCAAAATCGCGCTCTACGGGGTATCCATCGTCGGCGACGGTGCGGCGGGGCCGGATTCACCGGGCATCGCGATGCTCCCCCATCATTCGCGTCTGCTGGAGGAGTCCCTACGCGCCTCCAGAAAGGCGGGCGCGAGGATCATCATCCTGCTGCATGGAGGTGACGAATACTCCACAAAGGTGAATGACGAACAGCGGCGCTGGGCGCGGTGGCTCATCGCGCGGGGAGCCGCTGTCATCGCCGGTTCCCATCCCCATGTGATCCAGCGGGAGGAGATCCACGGCGGAGCGACCGTGCTCCATTCCCTGGGGAACGCGGTTTATCCCAGGGACTTGAAAGGTGCGGACTCCGGCCAGATCCGCGTTGTTCCGGTCGCTGGCGAAGACTTCTGACCCGCCTCCGGGGCTTGACCCCGGCGCAGGTTCATGCACCCTGCGCCCCCGATGATTTCCGTCCAATCCCTGCGCGTCGAGTATGGCGCCCGCGTCCTTTTCAGCGACCTCGGCTTTTCGGTGCAGCCGCGGGAGCGCATCGCCTTCGCCGGGCACAACGGTGCGGGGAAATCGACGCTGATGAAATGCATCGCCGGGATCATCAAGCCATCCGGCGGCCAGATCAACGCGCCGAAGGGCACCCGCATCGGCTACCTGCCGCAGGAGGGCATCCACGTGAAGGGCATCACCCTGTGGAAGGAAACCGAGTCCGCCTTCAGCGAGGCCGTGGCCATGAAGGAGAAGATCGAGCGCCTTTCCGCGGAGCTGGAAACGCTCGACCCACGTTCCTCCCCCTACGGTGACCTGCTGGAGGAAATCGGCGACCTGGAGATCCGGCTGGATACGATGGACCCGGACCGCATGAAGCCGCGGATCGAGTCCGTGCTGAAGGGCCTCGGCTTCCAGACGAAGGATTTCACCCGCGACTGCGCGGAGTTTTCCGGCGGCTGGCAGATGCGGATCGCGATGGCGAAGCTGTTCCTCCAGGAGCCGGAAGTCCTGCTGCTGGATGAGCCGACGAACCACCTGGACATCGACACCCAGCTCTGGGTGGAGCAGTACCTGATCAACTACCCGGGAG comes from the Luteolibacter sp. SL250 genome and includes:
- a CDS encoding CapA family protein — translated: MSPWTKHRRSSLPASLAALGVLCLPLARALPVFIADNHAETFGWITRTFDPDDAFTLVLIDAHSDASAAERSEEMREQLRRVPDLASRAGTVEKWRKEHRLQAFNWIEPLMPRPLDRVRWFFPTAAGDPQTLNSGAVASLDGRLEVEPRSSGSFAERWQTSVLGDFATWQPGPKPVILAIDLDTFAEMDAAEAEENFAGIWKHAMTLPDLRGVAFAISRPWLKDDGQASHLVRMALRAVRHTRGATLEWDASVDDRPDDSLNAAELRQDGRPVPRWDLGTAPAQITAELALMHPAARITDRKREWSGEDFPRPATIAPTAGEIDIDGVWRFPIGQEPILRLSPPGDATGRVRWQLLRPVSDAYDLLPQTGLGKGFSGNAARHIHEVSVSLDAAEDFLLDPASWRTATGGSFRITAEYETPSGWLPAGITTIRIRNREGFHGALSECLGMPYVFGIAGLAKDDLTGVETGWGSDCANLLIYAWRRNGVPLAWGDPGRLRRQLAVKVGKTVIEAQTAITPAEVRRGIAIDFGSHVAALWEDRPPAGQLDGSDLVMHHLGGKPEILPLGKLLSDRPQFSLLTPRNSYPLRVAFAGDVVLAGDDPVFHPDFGRRDFDLFFGNLEGIPSMLEPAAKPRYDFRFAPEKIALLKKHNFSAISLANNHALDAGLDGLLEGMRALRERRFPFVGAGADEREACMPRMIEPYGTKIALYGVSIVGDGAAGPDSPGIAMLPHHSRLLEESLRASRKAGARIIILLHGGDEYSTKVNDEQRRWARWLIARGAAVIAGSHPHVIQREEIHGGATVLHSLGNAVYPRDLKGADSGQIRVVPVAGEDF